Proteins from a single region of Sneathiella aquimaris:
- a CDS encoding ABC transporter permease, with protein sequence MSVLSGILNSDLVFRFKRDKVAVVSLTIVLFLVMAAVFAPLIAPYDPYDLTTIDIMDSELPPAWNEGEGDPRFLLGTDPQGRDMLSTILYGMRISLTIGFLAVCLQAVIGVTIGLLSGYIGGRVDAFFMRLADIQLSLSTLMVAIITLAVFQAGFGAELYSELAIVMLVLVIGIAEWPQYARTVRASVLAEKHKEYVDAARVMGMSSRRIMVRHILPNTISPILVISTIQVANAIISEAALSFLGLGMPVNKPSLGSLISSGFEFIFSGSWWITVIPSIVLIVLILSINLLGDWLRDVLNPKLYKD encoded by the coding sequence ATGAGCGTTTTATCAGGGATTCTGAATTCTGATCTGGTCTTTCGGTTTAAGCGGGACAAAGTTGCCGTTGTCAGTTTGACAATCGTTCTCTTTCTGGTGATGGCGGCGGTTTTTGCGCCGCTTATCGCCCCATATGATCCTTATGATCTCACTACAATTGACATAATGGATAGTGAACTTCCACCAGCCTGGAATGAAGGGGAAGGGGATCCGCGCTTTCTTTTGGGAACAGATCCCCAAGGCCGCGATATGTTGAGTACCATTCTTTATGGAATGCGTATTTCGCTGACGATCGGTTTTCTGGCCGTTTGTCTGCAAGCTGTCATTGGTGTCACCATCGGGTTGCTGTCCGGATATATAGGAGGCCGTGTTGACGCGTTCTTTATGCGGCTGGCTGATATCCAGCTGTCACTTTCCACTTTGATGGTCGCGATTATTACCCTGGCTGTCTTTCAGGCGGGCTTTGGTGCTGAATTATACAGTGAACTTGCGATTGTTATGTTGGTCCTGGTTATCGGCATTGCGGAATGGCCGCAATATGCACGTACCGTTCGCGCATCCGTTCTTGCGGAAAAGCATAAGGAATATGTCGATGCCGCACGGGTCATGGGGATGAGTTCCCGTCGGATCATGGTGCGTCATATCCTGCCAAATACCATTTCACCTATTTTGGTTATTTCAACCATTCAGGTGGCAAACGCTATTATTTCAGAAGCGGCTTTATCCTTCTTGGGGTTGGGAATGCCGGTTAACAAGCCCTCCCTTGGCTCTCTTATCTCGAGTGGTTTCGAATTTATTTTTAGTGGTTCATGGTGGATTACCGTAATCCCCAGCATTGTGCTGATCGTATTGATCCTGAGTATTAATCTGCTCGGTGACTGGTTGCGCGACGTTTTGAATCCAAAGTTATATAAGGATTGA
- the zwf gene encoding glucose-6-phosphate dehydrogenase has translation MSIALGVDPFNFVVFGGTGDLAIRKLMPALLFSECDDRLPDEASIIALGRTELSQQEYADIVRAGCKKYMADNLFSEEKWEAFAKRLCYFKLDIDEKQDFLKLAEHLDKTADRVRVFYLATHSSLFAAVGEGLHDANAIHDQSRIVLEKPLGMDLKSAKETNSQIARFFKEDQIFRIDHYLGKETVQNLMVLRFGNSIFEPVWHHGMIDHVQITVAETVGVEGRGGYYDKSGALRDMVQNHLVQLLCLVAMEPPAQFDQDAVRDEKLKILKSLRPIMGDHVEKNTVRGQYAEGAIDRTATHSYLEDSGIEESNTETFVAIKAEVDNWRWTGVPFYLRTGKRLRQRFSEIVIDFKPVPHQIFPSPGQGMKPNRLIIRLQPDEGIKLIMTSKVPGPGGLRLQQTPLNLSYSDVFRKRAPDAYERLILDSVRGNSTLFMRRDELEAAWSWVEPILEEWEKSEEALVDYPGGTMGPTASTALIARDGRSWHDGGET, from the coding sequence ATGAGTATTGCGCTTGGGGTGGATCCTTTTAACTTTGTCGTATTCGGCGGAACGGGTGATCTTGCTATCCGTAAGTTGATGCCCGCGCTTTTGTTCAGTGAATGTGATGATCGATTGCCGGATGAGGCCTCTATTATTGCGCTTGGCCGGACTGAGTTGAGTCAGCAGGAATATGCAGACATTGTTCGTGCCGGTTGTAAAAAATATATGGCGGATAACCTGTTCAGTGAGGAGAAGTGGGAAGCCTTCGCGAAGCGTCTGTGCTACTTCAAACTGGATATTGATGAAAAGCAGGACTTTTTAAAACTGGCTGAGCATCTTGATAAAACGGCGGACCGTGTTCGTGTTTTTTACCTGGCCACACATTCTTCCTTATTTGCGGCGGTTGGCGAAGGACTTCATGACGCTAACGCTATTCATGACCAGTCCCGGATTGTCCTTGAGAAGCCGCTCGGCATGGATCTGAAATCGGCGAAGGAAACCAACAGCCAGATCGCCCGTTTTTTCAAAGAAGATCAGATTTTCAGGATTGATCATTATCTTGGAAAGGAAACTGTCCAGAACCTGATGGTTTTGCGTTTTGGAAATTCAATTTTTGAGCCCGTCTGGCATCACGGCATGATTGACCATGTACAGATAACCGTCGCTGAAACGGTCGGCGTAGAGGGACGCGGCGGGTATTATGATAAAAGTGGTGCCTTGCGCGATATGGTGCAAAACCATCTGGTCCAGCTATTGTGCCTTGTGGCGATGGAACCACCGGCACAATTCGATCAGGATGCAGTGCGGGATGAAAAATTAAAGATCCTGAAAAGTCTTCGACCGATCATGGGCGATCATGTGGAAAAAAACACAGTACGCGGTCAATATGCCGAAGGTGCGATTGATCGCACGGCAACTCATAGCTATCTGGAAGACAGCGGGATTGAAGAAAGCAATACGGAAACGTTTGTTGCTATCAAGGCCGAGGTGGATAACTGGCGTTGGACCGGTGTTCCCTTTTACTTGCGAACAGGCAAGCGTTTGCGGCAGCGATTTTCAGAGATCGTGATCGATTTCAAACCCGTTCCTCATCAGATTTTTCCTTCGCCGGGACAGGGAATGAAGCCAAATCGATTGATTATTCGTCTTCAGCCAGATGAAGGCATAAAATTGATCATGACAAGTAAGGTGCCGGGGCCGGGAGGGCTTCGTTTGCAACAGACACCCTTGAACTTGTCTTATTCCGATGTTTTCCGAAAACGCGCGCCGGATGCCTATGAGCGATTGATTTTGGATTCTGTTCGCGGGAATTCTACATTGTTTATGCGGCGCGATGAATTGGAGGCGGCCTGGAGCTGGGTTGAACCTATTCTGGAGGAATGGGAAAAAAGCGAAGAGGCCTTGGTTGACTATCCCGGCGGCACCATGGGGCCAACGGCGTCCACTGCATTAATTGCCCGGGATGGTCGGTCATGGCACGACGGCGGAGAGACTTAA
- a CDS encoding ABC transporter permease, with amino-acid sequence MFVISLIGFSIQDNLGDPLRELVGQSVSEDERQAMRERMGLNDPFLIQYGRFLGNAVQGDLGNSYFFKKPALEVIAAKFPATLELVIGATIIIITFAVPLGIYCAIRPKSWLARFVMGFSIVGISVPVFLTAIFSIYIFSVELGWMPSFGRGETSDLLGWNSGFLTVDGLVHLVLPSLSLASIMMPLFIRLIRSEMMEILQMEYIRFAWAKGLFPKRIWFLHAFKNTLLPVITVGGVQVGTMLAYTILTESVFQWPGMGFLFLEAVNRVDTPLIIAYIIVVGLIFVVTNTFVDLIYTWVNPTVKLVGQKS; translated from the coding sequence ATGTTTGTAATCAGTCTGATTGGCTTTTCAATTCAAGACAATCTTGGAGACCCGCTGCGCGAACTGGTGGGGCAGTCCGTTTCTGAAGATGAACGGCAAGCCATGCGCGAAAGAATGGGCCTTAATGATCCCTTCCTGATTCAATATGGCCGGTTTCTGGGCAATGCGGTTCAAGGGGATTTAGGGAACTCCTATTTCTTCAAAAAGCCGGCTTTGGAGGTTATCGCCGCCAAATTTCCAGCTACATTGGAGCTGGTTATTGGCGCGACCATCATTATTATTACGTTCGCTGTTCCATTAGGTATCTATTGTGCAATCCGACCGAAAAGTTGGCTTGCAAGATTTGTTATGGGTTTCAGTATCGTCGGAATTTCTGTTCCTGTTTTTCTGACTGCTATTTTTTCCATATACATTTTTTCAGTCGAGCTGGGCTGGATGCCCTCTTTCGGGCGCGGCGAGACATCAGATTTGCTAGGGTGGAACTCTGGTTTTCTAACGGTTGACGGACTGGTTCATCTGGTCTTGCCCAGTTTGTCCCTGGCATCCATCATGATGCCACTCTTTATTCGATTAATTCGCTCTGAAATGATGGAAATTCTTCAGATGGAATATATTCGATTTGCATGGGCAAAGGGTTTGTTCCCGAAGCGTATCTGGTTTTTGCACGCCTTTAAAAATACGCTTCTACCCGTTATTACCGTCGGTGGGGTACAGGTGGGAACAATGCTTGCCTATACGATTTTGACAGAGAGTGTCTTCCAGTGGCCCGGTATGGGATTCCTGTTTCTGGAAGCGGTTAATCGGGTGGATACGCCCCTTATCATCGCTTATATCATCGTCGTTGGTCTGATTTTTGTCGTAACAAATACGTTCGTTGATCTGATCTATACCTGGGTTAATCCGACCGTCAAACTGGTGGGGCAGAAATCATGA
- a CDS encoding hybrid sensor histidine kinase/response regulator, whose product MTDAMLAIISEPACILDNHGTVLSQNERWTADFPSNAQGKQSLEDLLDAHSHASILRFLHAPAQTTLELVEARITSDRQQNVPALIKCVCVENTFILSIRTSEASSHADVNTAEHLFNSLLLDVIPAPVFCKNKDHIYTAVNDDFAKILGLTREELIGRNVYDVAPSRNADTYRQADEELFKNGGRQIYETTIKYFDGSFHDVVFHKSIFYGPDNEPAGLIGIILDITDRKKAEDELKENQELLQAIIDNCPSYIFVKDLEGKYIVAGNKFTQRIGWPNGYLLGKTDYELFPDEIATVLRDNDKKVLEQKKAISEQESFNFDNIEITNLAVKFPLFDANGALKGVAGIATDISALLKAEEKLKNASLELEKQVKKRTRELSEEIKVRKLAEAELTETEAELRNLLSSSPVGVGIYNISDTKFIFSNKALLELFRLTEEEIFQSRPEEFWKTPNKRAVLLKEFQKTGEVLNQEVEFKRKDGSCFIGLLSWKKLYLDGDHRLVVWVNDISKIKEAETILKEANEELERRVQRRTAELEKEINDRKKVEEALRLREAQFEASANSASDWFWGTDENHNFITFSERLEEVTGLKPTELIGSPPWRNDNSRLIDEDWRDHQQTFFEQKPFRDFRYDLKHKDGRVLHLTVSGSPMFDEKGDFKGFRGAGRDITEQIETDKRALKAEQQLQQAQKMEAVGQLTGGIAHDFNNILAIVLGNIDLLQDELSESSPLYAHTRAIERSATRGAQLTQRLLAYSRKQALRPQRVELNSLVAEMLELIDRLLGETIAVDVKTDGNARDVFADHSQIENALMNLCINSSDAMPKGGSLTIETGNIDINQYNSSLYPDLAPGQYSSLSVKDTGMGMPEKVLKHAFEPFFTTKEVGKGTGLGLSMVYGFAKQSNGTVRIDSQTGEGTLVTILLPSHKDG is encoded by the coding sequence ATGACAGACGCAATGCTGGCGATTATCAGTGAGCCAGCCTGCATTCTTGACAATCACGGTACTGTTCTTTCTCAAAATGAACGATGGACGGCTGACTTTCCATCAAATGCCCAAGGCAAACAATCTTTGGAGGATTTACTGGACGCACACTCCCATGCGTCAATATTACGTTTTCTGCACGCACCTGCGCAAACAACCCTTGAACTAGTTGAAGCCCGCATCACCTCAGATCGTCAACAAAATGTTCCTGCGTTAATCAAATGTGTCTGTGTAGAGAACACGTTCATTTTATCTATTCGAACGTCAGAGGCCTCTTCACACGCCGACGTAAATACGGCAGAACACCTTTTTAATAGCCTCCTCCTCGACGTTATCCCGGCACCTGTATTTTGTAAAAACAAAGATCACATATACACGGCGGTTAATGATGATTTCGCCAAAATCCTTGGTTTAACCAGGGAAGAACTCATCGGACGGAACGTTTATGATGTTGCGCCTAGCCGAAATGCTGACACTTACCGTCAAGCCGATGAGGAGTTGTTCAAAAATGGAGGGCGGCAGATATATGAGACAACAATCAAATATTTCGACGGGTCCTTTCATGATGTTGTCTTTCATAAATCGATTTTTTATGGCCCCGACAACGAACCTGCCGGTTTAATCGGCATCATTCTCGACATCACAGATCGCAAAAAAGCCGAAGACGAACTAAAGGAAAATCAAGAGCTCCTTCAGGCAATTATTGACAATTGCCCTTCATATATTTTCGTCAAAGACCTGGAAGGCAAATATATTGTCGCCGGCAACAAATTCACGCAGCGTATTGGATGGCCAAATGGATACTTGCTGGGAAAAACAGATTACGAACTGTTTCCGGATGAAATAGCCACTGTTCTTCGAGACAATGATAAAAAAGTTCTGGAACAGAAAAAGGCGATCTCTGAGCAGGAAAGCTTCAATTTTGATAATATTGAAATCACTAATCTTGCTGTCAAATTCCCTCTCTTTGATGCAAATGGCGCCCTTAAAGGCGTCGCCGGAATTGCCACTGATATCAGTGCGCTACTGAAAGCCGAAGAAAAGCTGAAAAACGCCTCCCTTGAACTGGAAAAACAGGTAAAGAAAAGAACCCGGGAATTATCAGAAGAGATTAAAGTCCGGAAACTTGCTGAGGCAGAGCTGACCGAAACAGAGGCTGAACTCAGAAATCTGCTGTCGTCCAGTCCTGTCGGCGTTGGTATCTATAATATCTCAGATACCAAGTTTATTTTTTCAAACAAAGCGTTATTGGAGCTTTTCCGACTGACCGAAGAAGAAATTTTTCAATCCCGTCCAGAAGAATTCTGGAAAACACCGAACAAACGTGCTGTTCTTCTGAAGGAGTTTCAAAAAACGGGTGAAGTACTCAACCAAGAAGTTGAGTTCAAACGCAAAGATGGGTCCTGTTTCATCGGACTGCTGAGTTGGAAAAAGCTGTATCTGGATGGCGATCATCGCCTGGTGGTTTGGGTCAATGATATTAGTAAAATCAAAGAAGCCGAAACGATCCTTAAAGAAGCCAACGAAGAATTGGAGCGCCGCGTACAACGCAGAACCGCCGAACTTGAAAAAGAGATAAATGATCGCAAAAAAGTAGAAGAGGCGTTACGCCTGCGGGAGGCGCAGTTTGAAGCCTCAGCAAACTCTGCGTCAGATTGGTTCTGGGGAACCGATGAAAATCATAACTTCATCACATTCTCAGAACGGCTTGAAGAAGTCACAGGACTAAAACCAACGGAGTTGATCGGATCCCCCCCTTGGCGGAACGATAACAGCCGATTGATCGACGAAGATTGGCGCGACCATCAACAAACTTTTTTCGAACAGAAACCCTTTCGTGATTTTCGCTATGACTTAAAACACAAAGATGGTCGGGTTTTACATCTGACTGTCAGCGGCTCACCAATGTTCGATGAAAAAGGCGATTTCAAAGGATTTCGGGGCGCGGGACGCGACATTACGGAACAGATTGAAACCGATAAACGGGCATTAAAAGCAGAACAACAACTACAGCAAGCCCAGAAAATGGAAGCTGTCGGCCAGTTGACCGGCGGGATAGCCCACGACTTTAATAACATATTGGCAATCGTTCTGGGCAACATCGACCTTTTGCAAGATGAACTCTCTGAAAGCAGTCCGCTTTACGCGCATACCCGCGCCATCGAACGATCTGCAACGAGAGGCGCGCAGTTGACACAACGCTTGTTAGCCTATTCTCGCAAACAGGCACTACGGCCCCAACGGGTTGAATTGAACAGTCTGGTTGCTGAAATGCTTGAACTCATCGACCGCCTGCTTGGTGAGACCATCGCTGTCGACGTAAAAACCGACGGAAATGCGCGAGATGTCTTTGCCGATCACAGTCAGATTGAAAATGCGCTAATGAACCTTTGCATCAACTCCAGCGATGCCATGCCCAAGGGCGGCAGCCTCACTATCGAAACAGGCAATATCGACATAAACCAATATAATTCGAGCCTCTATCCCGATCTGGCACCCGGGCAATATTCCAGCCTTTCTGTAAAAGATACAGGGATGGGCATGCCTGAGAAGGTGCTTAAGCATGCCTTTGAGCCGTTTTTCACAACCAAGGAAGTTGGAAAAGGAACTGGCCTTGGCTTAAGCATGGTTTACGGCTTTGCCAAACAATCAAACGGAACAGTGCGCATCGACAGCCAAACCGGGGAAGGAACGCTTGTAACGATTTTGCTTCCCAGCCACAAAGACGGTTAG
- the edd gene encoding phosphogluconate dehydratase, producing MPIPQIQRVTDRIIARSQESRRAYLDAIRTAKDQGPHRTSLSCGNLAHACAASPDQEKSEYQEQAMVNIGIITAYNDMLSAHQPFESYPALIKEAAREAGGMAQVASGVPAMCDGVTQGQDGMELSLFSRDVIAMATAIGLSHNVFDAALCLGVCDKIVPGLLIGALSFGHLPVLFVPAGPMPSGLPNKEKARIRQEFAAGKIGRKELFEAESASYHSAGTCTFYGTANTNQMLMELMGLHLPGAAFVNPGTELREALTQEAARTACKLAHNSDVVPLGEQIDEKTITNAIVGLLATGGSTNLTIHLIAIAKAAGIQISWQDFSDLSEVVPFITRIYPNSQADVNHFHAAGGFAYLVSTLLENGYLHEDVNTVAGRGLRRYAQEPFLEGHALKWRAGAQQSLDPDILRPADNPFSPTGGLKLLDGNIGRSVIKYSAVDEAHHIVEAPAVIFNDQNAFLKAFEKGELHRDFVAVLKEQGPKSNGMPELHKLTPALGILQDLGYRVALVTDGRMSGASGKVPAAIHMSPEAKDGGNIARLRDGDLLRLDAKAGSLTVALTDEELAGRDVRLSGTNMSHRGSGREIFAAMRKNVSSAEEGASSLF from the coding sequence ATGCCTATTCCTCAAATTCAACGCGTGACGGATCGCATTATCGCGCGAAGTCAGGAAAGTCGGCGCGCTTACTTGGATGCTATACGCACTGCGAAGGATCAGGGCCCTCATCGAACGAGCCTGTCCTGCGGCAACCTTGCGCATGCCTGCGCGGCGTCGCCCGATCAGGAAAAATCTGAGTATCAGGAGCAGGCGATGGTCAATATCGGCATCATTACCGCCTATAATGATATGTTGTCGGCCCATCAACCATTTGAAAGCTATCCGGCTCTGATCAAAGAGGCGGCTAGAGAAGCCGGTGGGATGGCTCAGGTGGCGAGCGGCGTACCCGCCATGTGCGATGGCGTAACACAGGGGCAGGACGGCATGGAGTTATCGCTGTTTAGCCGCGACGTTATTGCTATGGCCACCGCCATTGGCCTAAGCCATAATGTCTTTGACGCTGCATTGTGCCTGGGCGTGTGCGATAAAATCGTCCCGGGTTTGTTGATCGGCGCACTTTCCTTTGGCCATTTGCCCGTTTTATTTGTACCAGCAGGACCGATGCCTTCCGGATTGCCAAATAAAGAGAAAGCCCGTATCCGTCAGGAATTTGCCGCAGGGAAAATAGGTCGCAAAGAATTATTTGAGGCGGAAAGCGCCTCTTACCATAGTGCAGGAACCTGCACATTTTATGGGACAGCAAATACAAACCAAATGCTGATGGAATTGATGGGGCTTCACTTGCCGGGGGCGGCGTTTGTCAATCCGGGAACCGAACTGCGCGAAGCTCTTACTCAGGAAGCCGCCCGAACAGCGTGCAAACTTGCGCACAATTCGGACGTTGTGCCCCTTGGCGAACAGATTGACGAAAAGACGATTACAAACGCGATTGTCGGTCTGCTGGCGACAGGTGGTTCGACGAACCTGACCATTCATTTGATAGCGATTGCCAAGGCGGCGGGTATTCAAATCAGTTGGCAGGATTTTTCTGATTTGTCCGAAGTTGTTCCCTTCATAACGCGGATCTATCCCAACAGTCAGGCCGATGTGAACCATTTTCACGCGGCAGGGGGCTTCGCTTATCTGGTTTCCACGTTGTTGGAAAATGGATACCTCCATGAAGATGTTAATACGGTTGCGGGCAGAGGCCTTCGCCGGTATGCGCAAGAGCCGTTTCTAGAGGGTCACGCCTTAAAATGGCGGGCCGGTGCACAGCAATCGCTTGATCCGGATATTTTGAGACCAGCGGATAATCCTTTCAGCCCGACCGGGGGCTTGAAATTGTTAGACGGAAATATCGGCCGGTCAGTTATTAAATACTCAGCCGTGGACGAGGCGCACCATATTGTAGAGGCACCAGCTGTCATTTTTAACGATCAAAATGCGTTCTTGAAAGCATTCGAAAAGGGTGAGCTACACCGCGATTTTGTTGCTGTATTGAAAGAGCAGGGGCCAAAATCCAATGGGATGCCTGAGCTGCATAAATTAACCCCGGCACTGGGGATTTTGCAGGATCTGGGCTATCGCGTGGCCCTTGTGACGGATGGCCGGATGTCGGGAGCATCGGGAAAAGTGCCGGCGGCCATTCATATGTCACCAGAGGCAAAGGATGGGGGTAATATTGCCCGGCTGCGGGATGGGGATTTGCTTCGTCTGGATGCCAAAGCCGGCAGTCTTACTGTTGCACTGACGGATGAGGAATTAGCGGGTCGGGATGTCCGTTTGTCCGGTACCAATATGTCTCATCGTGGGTCTGGCCGGGAAATCTTTGCGGCTATGCGAAAAAATGTCAGTTCTGCAGAAGAAGGGGCATCCAGTCTGTTCTAA
- a CDS encoding ABC transporter substrate-binding protein, with the protein MRKIFTAVAAAAICVGAAAGVQAKTLKMAYDADPVSLDPHEQLSGGTLQMSHMLFDPLVRWTKDLGFEGRLAESWERVDEKTMRFKLREGVKFHSGNEMTSLDLVWTFDRLKKSPDFKGLFAPFEAMKVVDKNTIDLVTTEPYPLVLHQATYIFAMDSNFYTGFDSNGKSKAAIVKHGDAFASTNVSGTGPFTVASREQGVKVVFNRFDGYWDKKSPGNVTEIIMTPIKEGPTRVAALLSGDVDFIAPVPPTDLDRIEKNADTNLVTMGGTRIITFQLNQERVAHFKDKRVRQAIVHAINNDGIVKKIMKGFATVAGQQGPSGYAGYSPDLSPRYDLAKAKELMKEAGLEKGFSVTMMAPNNRYVNDAKIAEAVASMLSKINIKVDLKTMPKAQYWPEFDKRSADMMMIGWHSDTEDSANFSEFLTMTPSAETGYGQYNSGNYSNAKVDELVLKSQSMTDPVERSKVLQMVEKILYDDAAFVPLHWQNLAWAARKGVNIEPIVNVMNFPYLGDLVVD; encoded by the coding sequence ATGAGGAAGATTTTTACAGCTGTAGCCGCAGCTGCTATTTGCGTGGGCGCTGCTGCTGGTGTTCAGGCAAAAACATTGAAAATGGCTTATGACGCCGATCCGGTATCACTTGATCCACATGAACAATTATCCGGTGGTACACTACAAATGTCCCACATGTTGTTTGATCCATTGGTCCGCTGGACAAAGGATCTGGGCTTTGAAGGACGTCTGGCTGAAAGCTGGGAGCGTGTTGATGAGAAAACAATGCGCTTTAAATTGCGGGAAGGCGTAAAGTTTCATTCTGGAAATGAAATGACATCTTTGGACCTGGTTTGGACTTTTGATCGTTTGAAGAAAAGCCCGGATTTTAAAGGTCTTTTTGCACCGTTTGAGGCAATGAAAGTTGTCGATAAAAACACAATTGATCTGGTAACGACAGAGCCATATCCGCTTGTGCTTCATCAGGCGACCTATATTTTCGCCATGGACAGTAATTTTTACACCGGTTTTGATAGCAATGGAAAATCAAAAGCCGCGATCGTGAAGCATGGCGATGCGTTCGCATCGACAAATGTTTCCGGAACTGGGCCATTTACGGTTGCCTCTCGTGAGCAGGGTGTGAAAGTGGTTTTCAATCGTTTCGACGGTTACTGGGATAAGAAATCCCCGGGGAACGTGACTGAAATCATCATGACACCGATTAAAGAAGGCCCAACGCGGGTTGCCGCTCTTCTTTCCGGTGATGTTGACTTCATTGCGCCTGTTCCACCAACCGACCTGGACCGCATCGAAAAAAATGCGGATACAAATCTAGTGACCATGGGTGGTACACGGATCATTACGTTCCAGCTCAATCAGGAACGTGTCGCGCATTTTAAAGACAAGCGGGTGCGTCAGGCTATTGTTCATGCAATTAACAATGATGGTATTGTTAAGAAAATCATGAAAGGGTTTGCTACCGTTGCCGGTCAGCAGGGACCAAGTGGATATGCTGGATATTCTCCTGATCTTAGCCCCCGGTACGATCTTGCGAAGGCAAAAGAGCTGATGAAGGAAGCCGGACTGGAAAAAGGTTTCTCCGTAACAATGATGGCTCCGAATAACAGATATGTTAATGATGCCAAAATTGCTGAAGCCGTCGCCAGCATGCTGTCAAAAATCAATATTAAAGTTGATTTGAAAACCATGCCAAAAGCACAATACTGGCCAGAATTTGATAAACGCTCTGCTGATATGATGATGATTGGCTGGCATTCAGATACAGAAGATTCTGCCAATTTCTCAGAATTTCTGACAATGACGCCAAGTGCTGAAACTGGCTATGGTCAATATAACAGTGGCAATTATTCCAATGCAAAAGTGGATGAACTGGTCTTGAAAAGTCAGAGCATGACGGATCCAGTCGAACGGTCCAAGGTTTTGCAGATGGTTGAAAAAATCCTGTATGATGACGCTGCATTTGTTCCGCTTCATTGGCAGAATCTGGCTTGGGCCGCCCGTAAGGGAGTGAATATCGAGCCAATCGTCAATGTGATGAACTTCCCATATCTGGGCGATCTAGTCGTCGATTAA
- the pgl gene encoding 6-phosphogluconolactonase: MVLISECLFSDAEKLDENLAKKVGELLSVAIAERGAAVLVVSGGNTPKNMFRKLSQEKLDWDKVTILLADERWVETDSDRSNEKMVRACLLRHAAAEARFIGYYHPDKAAEEALPVLNEMLVMLRQPIDVLLLGMGEDGHTASLFPCAPNAAGLLNPNEPLKLVIVEPISAPDKRVSLSFPVLCQARSTVLHITGEMKKEVLQKITSGTIDAPIGEVLASGDGLKMLYWSP; the protein is encoded by the coding sequence ATGGTATTGATCAGCGAGTGTCTGTTTTCAGATGCAGAAAAGCTGGATGAAAATCTGGCAAAAAAGGTGGGGGAACTGCTTTCGGTCGCCATTGCCGAGCGGGGCGCCGCCGTATTGGTTGTTTCTGGCGGAAACACACCTAAGAACATGTTTCGTAAATTGAGCCAAGAGAAACTTGATTGGGACAAAGTGACAATTTTGTTGGCAGACGAGCGCTGGGTTGAGACGGATAGTGATCGAAGCAATGAAAAAATGGTGCGCGCTTGCCTTCTGCGACATGCCGCTGCAGAGGCGCGCTTTATTGGCTACTATCATCCGGATAAAGCGGCAGAAGAAGCGCTGCCGGTTTTAAATGAAATGCTGGTGATGCTTCGCCAGCCGATTGATGTGCTGCTTCTGGGCATGGGGGAGGATGGACATACGGCATCGTTATTTCCCTGTGCCCCGAATGCCGCCGGTTTACTGAACCCGAATGAGCCATTGAAACTGGTTATTGTCGAACCAATCTCTGCACCTGATAAACGAGTGAGCCTGTCGTTTCCGGTTCTTTGTCAGGCGCGTTCAACTGTTTTGCATATAACCGGTGAAATGAAGAAAGAAGTTTTACAGAAGATCACCTCCGGGACGATTGATGCGCCCATCGGCGAAGTTTTGGCATCGGGTGATGGTCTCAAAATGTTGTACTGGTCGCCCTAG